A single Desulfovibrio piger DNA region contains:
- a CDS encoding IS5 family transposase (programmed frameshift): MTNPQRRHDISDAAWALLEPHLPGQSGQWGGVAKDNRLFINAVFWILRTGAPWRDLPPEYGKWGTVHQRFIRWRDKRVWEKLLEILIDEPDFEWLMIDASHCKVHPHAAGARGGNQGMGRNKRGLNSKIHLAVDAHGMPVRVAVTAGTTADCTQAVALIDGITAQCLLADRGYDSNELIDKATETGCEIVIPPKRNRKTQRWYDKSLYRVRHLVENAFLHLKRWRGIATRYAKMLTSFEAAAQIRCIAIWLKVLT; the protein is encoded by the exons ATGACGAATCCTCAACGCCGCCATGACATTTCGGATGCTGCGTGGGCCTTATTGGAACCTCATCTACCTGGGCAAAGCGGGCAATGGGGAGGTGTAGCAAAGGATAATCGCCTCTTTATCAATGCCGTCTTCTGGATATTGCGTACTGGTGCGCCGTGGCGAGACCTGCCACCGGAATATGGCAAATGGGGAACCGTTCATCAACGCTTTATTCGTTGGCGAGACAAACGAGTATGGGAAAAACTCCTTGAAATATTGATTGATGAGCCAGATTTTGAATGGTTGATGATCGATGCCAGCCATTGCAAAGTCCACCCCCATGCGGCAGGGGCTAGAGGCGGTAATCAGGGTATGGGCCGCA ACAAAAGGGGGCTCAACAGTAAAATACACCTGGCCGTGGATGCGCATGGTATGCCGGTCAGAGTTGCTGTTACAGCTGGTACCACAGCGGATTGCACACAAGCCGTAGCCTTGATTGACGGTATTACCGCTCAATGTTTGTTGGCGGATCGCGGATATGACAGCAATGAGCTCATAGATAAAGCAACTGAGACTGGTTGCGAAATTGTTATTCCCCCCAAAAGGAATCGTAAGACGCAACGTTGGTATGATAAGAGCCTCTATCGAGTGAGGCACTTGGTGGAGAATGCTTTTCTCCATCTCAAACGGTGGCGCGGTATCGCTACAAGATATGCGAAGATGCTCACTTCATTTGAGGCTGCTGCACAAATACGCTGTATAGCGATATGGCTTAAGGTATTAACTTAA
- a CDS encoding deoxyguanosinetriphosphate triphosphohydrolase — protein sequence MNFQEQWRKLLLPLRYGGSGVDFKKLDPARSPFLKDRDRIIYSSSFRRLARKTQVHPLVRNDHIHTRLSHSLEVSSVGRSLGAMAGYFLRRRGELPDYAAPEFPGQILEAACLAHDIGNPPFGHAGEFAIRDWFGDPANHTYVNALEETQQSDFRCFDGNAQGFRVVNVVENNRDQGGFRLTYPTLASMVKYPWDSWQSRARGGKCKFNYYQAEAAIFEDVFRALGLKTRRGDFARHPLSLLAEAADDTCYRIVDMEDARELDIITLADILKVVEPLAPSLELDPQRLDHMGSDRERAGYVRARVIGHVTASLFETFAAQYERIMRREFEGPLMDMAPEDVRAYMARARDIFNGRILKNSHKTALEIGSYSVYKRLLDTFIPACHRRICDPGRLTYKEQQALQLMGGHAPRREDDLYVSYLRVLDFITGMTDQYASFVSTQFLGTSR from the coding sequence ATGAATTTTCAGGAACAGTGGCGCAAACTGCTGCTTCCCCTGCGCTACGGGGGCAGCGGTGTGGATTTCAAAAAGCTGGACCCGGCCCGCAGCCCTTTTTTGAAGGACAGGGACCGCATCATCTATTCCAGTTCGTTCCGGCGTCTGGCCCGCAAGACGCAGGTGCATCCGCTGGTGCGTAACGACCACATCCACACGCGCCTCAGCCACTCGCTGGAAGTCAGCAGCGTGGGGCGTTCGCTGGGCGCCATGGCGGGCTATTTCTTGCGCCGCCGGGGCGAGCTGCCGGACTACGCCGCGCCGGAATTCCCCGGCCAGATCCTGGAGGCCGCCTGCCTGGCCCACGATATCGGCAATCCGCCTTTCGGCCATGCGGGCGAGTTCGCCATCCGCGACTGGTTCGGGGACCCGGCCAACCATACCTATGTGAATGCGCTGGAGGAGACGCAGCAGAGCGATTTCCGCTGCTTCGACGGCAACGCCCAGGGCTTCCGGGTGGTCAACGTGGTGGAGAACAACCGCGACCAGGGCGGGTTCCGGCTCACCTATCCCACGCTGGCCAGCATGGTCAAATATCCGTGGGATTCCTGGCAGTCCCGTGCGCGGGGCGGCAAGTGCAAGTTCAATTACTACCAGGCCGAGGCGGCCATCTTCGAGGACGTGTTCCGCGCCCTGGGCCTGAAGACGCGCCGGGGCGACTTTGCCCGGCATCCGCTCTCCCTGCTGGCCGAAGCGGCCGACGATACCTGCTACCGCATCGTGGACATGGAAGACGCCCGCGAGCTGGACATCATCACCCTGGCGGACATCCTGAAGGTGGTGGAGCCCCTGGCCCCCAGCCTGGAGCTCGATCCGCAGCGGCTGGACCATATGGGCTCCGACCGGGAGCGGGCCGGCTATGTGCGGGCCCGCGTCATCGGCCATGTGACCGCGAGCCTGTTCGAGACCTTCGCCGCCCAGTACGAGCGCATCATGCGCCGGGAATTCGAGGGCCCGCTCATGGACATGGCGCCGGAAGATGTCCGGGCCTATATGGCCAGGGCCAGGGATATCTTCAACGGGCGCATCCTCAAGAACAGCCACAAGACGGCACTGGAGATAGGCTCCTACAGCGTCTACAAGCGCCTGCTGGATACCTTCATCCCGGCCTGCCATCGCCGCATCTGCGATCCCGGACGGCTCACCTACAAGGAGCAGCAGGCCCTGCAGCTCATGGGCGGCCATGCGCCGCGCCGGGAGGATGACCTCTACGTCTCGTATCTGCGGGTGCTGGATTTCATCACCGGCATGACCGACCAGTACGCCAGCTTCGTGTCCACCCAGTTCCTGGGCACGTCCCGCTAG
- a CDS encoding CHAD domain-containing protein: MDEAAPFTPRTLLWRGTRCLRNESPSLRPCGLRRLCRLFGIDLAARRREADLVLSVFAGLAPRHGLDKGLAPLAVLVHTLVELGDGTPDAGEIVLTHPLKRLDADANRLLAMTLTLLTVGKGRTDKVEPLLTGMGCAPDDPRRRTAVVLAAIVQVARFALRFDPLEIRLPGEPPVLFLIRVRTPLRLRKQLVIHAPLWERLFGKSSLEWFWTFDADAGAPVPAQAPPAGQLFSSHFSAYLQRQARALHALARSDSALDEEPIHDARVILRSLLSVFGSLRPYLRKDWLAAVDPDLRAARKLLGGVRDTDVLLGHIRDYALRPVPADAAGTAAASGQAPEGAAPLFRPEDLPAGLRGLHASLQRERATALARAAAHYASDAYRELLHKLDDTDAARTCRPALDRRGRARPMLLADIMAAGVDQAVRNLLAHDRWTHGHLIPEDLLHNMRIAFKQLRYLMAFFGSQGGRNGERLIRLCRRCQESLGQMHDNAVAAATALRHLQRLPQARRHAADADGLEEYAHWCEEEMHRHAMSFLTDWTESGRDELCRLARRLSPSAGDTLPLLRPGD, translated from the coding sequence ATGGACGAAGCTGCCCCCTTCACGCCCCGCACCCTGCTCTGGCGCGGCACACGCTGCCTGCGCAATGAGTCCCCCTCCCTGCGCCCCTGCGGGCTCCGCCGCCTTTGCCGTCTGTTCGGCATCGACCTGGCCGCCCGCCGGCGGGAAGCGGATCTTGTCCTGTCCGTCTTCGCCGGGCTGGCCCCCCGGCACGGTCTGGACAAGGGGCTGGCCCCTCTGGCCGTCCTGGTCCATACGCTGGTGGAGCTGGGCGACGGGACGCCCGACGCGGGCGAGATCGTGCTCACCCATCCCCTCAAACGCCTCGATGCCGATGCCAACCGGCTGCTGGCCATGACCCTGACCCTGCTCACCGTGGGCAAGGGGCGCACGGACAAGGTGGAGCCCCTGCTCACCGGCATGGGCTGCGCCCCTGACGATCCCCGGCGGCGCACCGCCGTGGTGCTGGCGGCCATCGTGCAGGTGGCCCGCTTCGCCCTGCGCTTCGATCCGCTGGAGATACGCCTGCCCGGCGAGCCCCCTGTCCTCTTCCTCATCCGGGTCCGCACGCCCCTGCGCCTGCGCAAACAGCTGGTCATCCATGCCCCGCTCTGGGAACGCCTGTTCGGCAAGTCCTCCCTGGAATGGTTCTGGACCTTCGATGCCGATGCCGGCGCGCCCGTCCCGGCCCAGGCCCCGCCTGCCGGACAACTGTTCAGCAGCCATTTCAGTGCCTATCTGCAAAGACAGGCACGGGCCCTGCATGCGCTGGCCCGCAGCGACAGTGCCCTGGACGAGGAGCCCATCCACGACGCCCGCGTCATCCTGCGCAGCCTGCTTTCCGTCTTCGGCAGCCTGAGGCCCTATCTGCGCAAGGACTGGCTGGCCGCCGTGGATCCTGATCTGCGCGCGGCCCGCAAGCTGCTGGGCGGCGTACGGGACACGGACGTGCTTCTGGGCCACATCAGGGACTATGCCCTGCGTCCCGTCCCCGCCGATGCTGCCGGAACCGCCGCGGCAAGCGGGCAGGCCCCGGAAGGCGCTGCGCCCCTTTTCCGGCCGGAGGACCTGCCCGCCGGGCTGCGCGGCCTGCATGCCTCCCTGCAACGGGAACGCGCCACGGCCCTTGCCCGTGCCGCGGCCCATTATGCCTCGGACGCCTACCGGGAGCTGCTGCACAAGCTGGACGACACTGACGCGGCCCGGACCTGCCGTCCCGCGCTGGACCGCCGCGGCCGTGCCCGGCCCATGCTGCTGGCGGACATCATGGCCGCCGGCGTGGATCAGGCGGTGCGCAACCTCCTTGCCCATGACCGCTGGACGCACGGGCACCTGATCCCCGAGGACCTGCTGCACAACATGCGCATCGCTTTCAAGCAGCTGCGCTATCTGATGGCCTTTTTCGGCAGCCAGGGCGGCAGGAACGGCGAGCGCCTGATCCGCCTGTGCCGCCGCTGCCAGGAGAGCCTCGGGCAGATGCACGACAATGCCGTGGCCGCGGCCACGGCCCTGCGCCACCTGCAGCGCTTGCCGCAAGCCCGGCGGCATGCGGCCGATGCCGACGGTCTGGAGGAGTACGCCCACTGGTGCGAGGAGGAGATGCACCGTCATGCCATGAGCTTTCTGACGGACTGGACGGAAAGCGGTCGGGACGAGCTCTGCCGCCTGGCCCGCAGGCTCTCCCCGTCCGCGGGGGATACGCTGCCCCTGCTCCGCCCCGGCGACTAG
- a CDS encoding DEAD/DEAH box helicase, translating to MSRSEQNVVREMCQTFLHDAVPEYIRDTAYYILSEGGVQKINIQEGETWEAQGVIQGEDLQVYTPSLTFSITDRSTRHQCNCSESFTSTCRHVAALALRLLEELRKEQGDAEEVTPPAKDWKQSFRSFFSTDMEPEPGKHYLIFRFQPEQGRLLVSFFRGRQNKSGLSSVHNEITLQQIINNPDWCEFSPQLPHVARQIGQHLDYYGHRVEIPDGLTSWFFWAVRKEYYLLWKDTDRPCRIESTPFALKLKPNFDDNGFSFDVLLKREGRPPLPIRANGAPSDHLHGAEAPEDAPITFHGQMPLWVCYQHNFYPVQTGLYPSLVHNLIYERPVVPQEEISEFLDRVWTRLPSSELYEPQQFLRMMEPVFQPATYNPKLFLDEEGSLLTLEIDNIYQTRHGEFTLNGPNPDFQTGSYTYEGQTYLVRRHQEEEAQLMNELAGMDFQARSSKLWFLEPEEAIAFLLDSYPTLVENYRVYGERALSRYKMRTAKSTISAEVVSNEKEKWFSLEISVDYEGQSLPLDKIWKAWTRGKRYVQLKDGSYTSLPESWLEKIAHKLTALGLDPSKPPQTKFKQFEAPVLDSLLEDLPGARTDSFWNNLREKIRSFREVRPVPPPKALQASLRSYQLQGLSYLNFLSEYGFGGILADEMGLGKTVQTLAFIQHMVESRFEGPNLIVVPTSVLPNWEREAEKFVPGLRRLTIYGTRREGMFKHIAESDLIITTYALLRRDLEEMEKYEFNTVILDEAQNIKNPNTITARAVRRINARMRLCLSGTPIENNLFELWSLFEFLMPGFLGSQHAFQRGIVKPIKDGDAETLDYLRTRVRPFILRRTKAEVAKDLPPKVESVTCCALEEAQAELYAALARKLRAQVLADVDEKGLAKSQMSILDALLKLRQICCHPRLLKIDLPGFSNNLPSGKFDAFKDMVMEIVEGGHKVLVFSQFVQMLQIIRQWLEFSQIPFCYLDGASKDRFEQVDRFNNSPDIPIFLISLKAGGTGLNLTSADYVIHYDPWWNPAVESQATDRTHRIGQTRQVFSYKLICQNTVEEKILKLQEAKRGVAEAIIPGQDTWKSLTREDLEMLFEV from the coding sequence ATGAGCAGATCTGAGCAGAACGTCGTCAGGGAGATGTGCCAGACCTTCCTGCACGACGCCGTTCCGGAGTATATCCGTGACACGGCTTACTATATCCTGTCCGAAGGCGGGGTGCAAAAAATAAATATCCAGGAGGGCGAGACCTGGGAGGCGCAAGGCGTCATCCAGGGCGAAGACCTCCAGGTCTATACGCCCAGCCTGACTTTCTCCATCACGGATCGCAGCACCCGCCACCAGTGCAACTGTTCGGAGTCCTTCACCAGCACATGCCGCCATGTGGCGGCTCTGGCCCTGCGTCTGCTGGAGGAACTGCGCAAGGAACAGGGCGACGCCGAAGAGGTCACGCCCCCTGCCAAGGACTGGAAGCAGAGCTTCCGCTCCTTCTTCTCCACGGACATGGAGCCCGAGCCCGGCAAGCACTATCTCATATTCCGCTTCCAGCCGGAGCAGGGCCGTCTGCTGGTCTCCTTTTTCCGGGGCCGCCAGAACAAGTCCGGCCTGTCCAGCGTGCATAACGAGATCACGCTCCAGCAGATCATCAACAATCCCGACTGGTGCGAGTTCTCGCCCCAGCTGCCGCATGTGGCCCGCCAGATAGGCCAGCACCTGGACTATTACGGCCACCGCGTGGAGATCCCCGACGGCCTGACCTCGTGGTTCTTCTGGGCCGTGCGCAAGGAATATTACCTGCTCTGGAAGGATACCGACCGCCCCTGCCGCATCGAAAGCACGCCCTTTGCCCTCAAGCTCAAGCCCAATTTCGACGACAACGGCTTCAGCTTCGACGTGCTGCTCAAGCGTGAGGGCCGCCCGCCCCTGCCCATCCGGGCCAACGGGGCGCCCAGCGACCACCTGCACGGTGCCGAGGCCCCCGAGGACGCGCCCATCACCTTCCACGGGCAGATGCCGCTCTGGGTCTGCTACCAGCACAACTTCTATCCCGTGCAGACGGGCCTGTACCCCTCGCTGGTGCACAACCTCATCTATGAACGCCCGGTGGTGCCGCAGGAAGAGATCTCCGAATTCCTGGACCGCGTCTGGACGCGCCTGCCCTCGTCCGAGCTTTACGAGCCGCAGCAGTTTTTGCGCATGATGGAGCCCGTGTTCCAGCCGGCCACCTACAATCCCAAGCTCTTCCTGGACGAGGAAGGCAGCCTGCTGACCCTGGAGATCGACAACATCTACCAGACCCGCCACGGCGAGTTCACGCTCAACGGCCCCAACCCCGATTTCCAGACCGGCAGCTACACCTACGAAGGCCAGACCTATCTGGTGCGCCGCCACCAGGAAGAAGAGGCCCAGCTCATGAACGAGCTGGCGGGCATGGATTTCCAGGCCCGTTCCAGCAAGCTCTGGTTCCTGGAGCCGGAAGAGGCCATCGCCTTCCTGCTGGACTCCTACCCCACGCTGGTGGAGAACTACCGCGTCTACGGCGAGCGCGCCCTTTCGCGCTACAAGATGCGCACGGCCAAGTCCACCATCTCCGCCGAGGTGGTGAGCAACGAGAAGGAAAAGTGGTTCTCGCTGGAGATCAGCGTGGATTACGAGGGCCAGTCCCTGCCCCTGGACAAGATCTGGAAGGCCTGGACCCGCGGCAAGCGCTATGTGCAGCTCAAGGACGGCTCCTACACCAGCCTGCCCGAATCCTGGCTGGAAAAGATCGCCCACAAGCTCACGGCCCTGGGCCTGGACCCCAGCAAGCCGCCGCAGACCAAGTTCAAGCAGTTCGAGGCCCCGGTGCTGGACAGCCTGCTGGAGGACCTGCCCGGCGCGCGCACGGACTCCTTCTGGAACAACCTGCGCGAAAAGATCCGCTCCTTCCGCGAGGTGCGGCCCGTACCGCCGCCCAAGGCGCTGCAGGCCAGCCTGCGCAGCTACCAGCTGCAGGGCCTGTCCTATCTCAACTTCCTCTCGGAATACGGCTTCGGCGGCATCCTGGCCGACGAGATGGGCCTGGGCAAGACCGTGCAGACCCTGGCCTTCATCCAGCATATGGTGGAGAGCCGCTTCGAGGGCCCCAACCTCATCGTGGTGCCCACCTCGGTGCTGCCCAACTGGGAGCGCGAAGCGGAAAAGTTCGTGCCCGGCCTGCGCCGCCTGACCATCTACGGCACGCGCCGCGAGGGCATGTTCAAGCACATCGCGGAATCGGACCTCATCATCACCACCTACGCCCTGCTGCGGCGTGACCTGGAGGAGATGGAGAAGTACGAGTTCAACACCGTCATCCTGGACGAAGCCCAGAACATCAAGAACCCCAACACCATCACGGCCCGCGCCGTGCGCCGCATCAATGCCCGCATGCGCCTGTGCCTTTCCGGTACGCCCATCGAGAACAACCTTTTCGAGCTCTGGAGCCTGTTCGAGTTCCTCATGCCCGGCTTCCTCGGTTCGCAGCATGCCTTCCAGCGCGGCATCGTCAAGCCCATCAAGGACGGCGACGCCGAGACCCTGGATTACCTGCGCACCCGCGTGCGGCCCTTCATCCTGCGCCGTACCAAGGCCGAAGTGGCCAAGGACCTGCCGCCCAAGGTGGAGAGCGTCACCTGCTGCGCGCTGGAAGAGGCCCAGGCCGAGCTCTACGCCGCCCTGGCCCGCAAGCTGCGCGCCCAGGTGCTGGCCGACGTGGACGAAAAGGGCCTGGCCAAGAGCCAGATGTCCATCCTGGACGCCCTGCTCAAGCTGCGCCAGATCTGCTGCCATCCGCGCCTGCTCAAGATCGACCTGCCCGGCTTCTCCAACAACCTGCCCTCCGGCAAGTTCGACGCCTTCAAGGACATGGTCATGGAGATCGTGGAAGGCGGCCACAAGGTGCTGGTCTTTTCGCAGTTCGTGCAGATGCTCCAGATCATCCGCCAGTGGCTGGAGTTCTCGCAGATTCCCTTCTGCTATCTGGACGGCGCCAGCAAGGACCGCTTCGAGCAGGTGGACCGCTTCAACAACAGCCCGGACATCCCCATCTTCCTCATCTCGCTCAAGGCGGGCGGCACGGGCCTGAACCTGACCAGCGCGGACTACGTCATCCACTACGACCCGTGGTGGAACCCCGCCGTGGAAAGCCAGGCCACGGACCGCACCCACCGCATCGGCCAGACGCGGCAGGTGTTCTCCTACAAGCTCATCTGCCAGAACACGGTGGAAGAGAAGATCCTCAAGCTGCAGGAAGCCAAGCGTGGCGTGGCCGAGGCCATCATCCCCGGTCAGGACACCTGGAAGTCCCTGACCCGCGAGGATCTGGAGATGCTCTTCGAAGTCTAG
- a CDS encoding peptide-binding protein → MAPTDGDRILLGSIGEASNLIPYLTADSASHEVADLLYVAPLRFNKDLEPECWAAESFSMEDEGRLLRFRLRKGILWEDGTELTAEDVAFTYKLVIDPATGSPYADDFLQIKEFRVLDRYSFEVRYERFFARAVSSWMNPILPRHILEGQNIRATPFARKPVGAGPYRLQRWEPGVRIVLEASPTYFLGRPHISEVVFRIIPDTATMFMETRAGRLDVMELSPQQYLRQTSGKKWAESFHKYRYLASVYNFLGFNLEHPFFKDRRVRQAISCAINRGDIVKGVLLGLGEPAFGPYKPGTWAYHPGLRPVSFNPDRARKLLAEAGFADSDGDGILDKDGRPLAFTILTNQGNEPRILTATIIQSQLRAVGIDVRIRTVEWAAFIREFVNTGRFDAIILGWTITQDPDIFAVWHSSQAVPGGLNFIHYKNPGLDRLLEEARSTPDRQRRTALYHQVQEILDEDQPYCFLYVPYALPVVQNRFMGIKPALAGIMYNFEDWWVPKSLQRYKVTP, encoded by the coding sequence ATGGCCCCCACGGACGGTGACCGCATCCTGCTGGGCAGCATCGGCGAGGCTTCCAACCTCATCCCCTACCTGACGGCCGACTCGGCTTCCCACGAAGTGGCGGACCTGCTCTATGTGGCGCCCCTGCGCTTCAACAAGGACCTGGAGCCGGAATGCTGGGCGGCGGAGTCCTTCAGCATGGAAGACGAGGGACGTCTGCTGCGCTTCCGCCTGCGCAAGGGCATCCTTTGGGAAGACGGCACCGAACTGACGGCCGAGGACGTGGCGTTCACCTACAAGCTGGTCATCGATCCGGCCACGGGCAGCCCCTATGCCGACGACTTCCTCCAGATCAAGGAATTCCGGGTGCTGGACCGTTACAGCTTCGAGGTCCGCTACGAACGGTTCTTCGCCCGGGCCGTGTCTTCCTGGATGAACCCCATCCTGCCCAGGCATATCCTGGAAGGGCAGAACATCCGCGCCACCCCCTTCGCCCGCAAGCCCGTGGGCGCCGGTCCCTACCGCCTCCAGCGCTGGGAACCGGGCGTGCGCATCGTGCTGGAAGCCTCCCCCACCTATTTCCTGGGCAGGCCGCACATCAGCGAGGTGGTCTTCCGCATCATCCCGGATACGGCCACCATGTTCATGGAGACCCGCGCCGGGCGCCTGGACGTGATGGAGCTGAGCCCGCAGCAGTACCTGCGCCAGACATCGGGGAAAAAGTGGGCGGAGTCCTTCCACAAATACCGCTATCTGGCCTCGGTCTACAATTTTTTGGGCTTCAATCTGGAGCATCCTTTCTTCAAGGATAGAAGGGTGCGGCAGGCCATCTCCTGCGCCATCAACCGGGGCGACATCGTCAAGGGCGTCTTGCTGGGGCTGGGGGAACCGGCCTTCGGGCCCTACAAGCCGGGCACCTGGGCCTATCATCCGGGCCTGCGCCCTGTGAGCTTCAATCCCGACCGGGCCCGCAAGCTGCTGGCCGAGGCCGGTTTCGCGGACAGCGACGGCGACGGCATCCTGGACAAGGACGGCAGGCCCCTGGCCTTCACCATCCTGACCAACCAGGGCAACGAGCCGCGCATCCTCACCGCCACCATCATCCAGAGCCAGCTGCGGGCCGTGGGCATCGACGTGCGCATCCGCACCGTGGAGTGGGCCGCCTTCATCCGGGAATTCGTGAACACCGGCCGTTTCGATGCCATCATCCTGGGCTGGACCATCACCCAGGACCCGGACATCTTCGCGGTCTGGCATTCCTCGCAGGCCGTGCCCGGGGGCCTGAATTTCATCCATTACAAGAACCCCGGGCTGGACAGACTGCTGGAAGAGGCCCGCTCCACGCCGGACCGCCAGCGCCGCACCGCGCTGTACCATCAGGTGCAGGAGATCCTGGACGAGGATCAGCCCTACTGCTTCCTTTATGTGCCGTATGCCCTGCCCGTGGTGCAGAACCGCTTCATGGGCATCAAGCCCGCCCTGGCGGGCATCATGTACAACTTCGAGGACTGGTGGGTGCCCAAAAGCCTGCAACGCTACAAGGTGACGCCGTAG
- a CDS encoding DUF4405 domain-containing protein, whose protein sequence is MTMLRKIISLTTFFSFVLLILSSIMLYVVPEGRVAYWADWRIIFTKAQWGDLHITGGALFLVAGLWHTFLNWKPVMNYIRGAGGGSRKPLLAAALICLFVYAGTLLEIPPMQQLVSWNDAIKDYQARKYGEPPFGHAETSSLKQFSAFLGLDCSLILQKMREADFKGELKPESIFIDIATSNDMTPQELFSFIMKSTGATMPVRGSGKGQGKAQAAQ, encoded by the coding sequence ATGACCATGTTACGCAAGATCATTTCTTTGACGACGTTTTTTTCCTTTGTCCTGCTGATCCTCAGTTCCATCATGCTCTATGTGGTGCCTGAAGGCCGTGTGGCCTACTGGGCGGACTGGCGCATCATCTTTACCAAGGCCCAGTGGGGCGATCTGCACATCACCGGCGGGGCGCTCTTTCTGGTGGCCGGGCTGTGGCATACGTTCCTGAACTGGAAGCCGGTCATGAACTACATCCGCGGTGCAGGGGGCGGCAGCCGCAAACCCCTGCTGGCAGCGGCCCTGATCTGCCTGTTCGTCTATGCAGGCACCCTGCTGGAGATCCCGCCCATGCAGCAGCTGGTCAGTTGGAACGATGCCATCAAGGACTATCAGGCCCGCAAGTACGGTGAACCGCCCTTCGGCCATGCCGAGACCAGCTCCTTGAAACAGTTCAGCGCCTTCCTGGGCCTGGACTGCAGCCTGATCCTGCAGAAGATGCGCGAGGCCGATTTCAAGGGCGAGCTGAAGCCGGAGAGCATCTTCATTGATATCGCCACCAGCAACGACATGACCCCGCAGGAACTGTTCAGTTTCATCATGAAGAGCACAGGGGCCACCATGCCCGTGCGCGGCAGCGGCAAGGGGCAGGGCAAGGCACAGGCGGCACAGTAG
- a CDS encoding helix-turn-helix domain-containing protein: MEHASAEDILSRLKIAAKVSKDTELAQLLGLSRQSIAAARLRDRIPASWLPKASKLFNVDIEWLYYGTEKSGPPSGRPEKDNATLCSQNESECVYCQNKEESLKKMEQERDEIFKENRELIAENRQLYREKEALLREIGELREKVARLEERKNRLAIASDQPAQNSGVA; encoded by the coding sequence ATGGAACATGCAAGCGCAGAAGACATTTTATCGCGTCTAAAAATTGCAGCAAAAGTATCCAAGGATACCGAGCTGGCACAGCTCCTAGGTCTCTCCCGTCAATCTATAGCTGCGGCTAGATTGCGTGACAGAATTCCAGCATCATGGCTTCCTAAGGCTTCAAAATTATTCAATGTTGATATTGAATGGTTATATTATGGGACAGAGAAGAGTGGCCCGCCTTCAGGTCGTCCCGAAAAAGACAATGCTACTTTATGTAGTCAAAATGAATCTGAGTGTGTTTATTGTCAAAATAAGGAAGAGTCCCTAAAAAAAATGGAACAGGAGCGAGATGAAATTTTTAAAGAAAACAGGGAGCTTATAGCCGAAAATCGACAGCTTTATAGAGAAAAAGAAGCGCTGCTTCGCGAAATCGGGGAACTGCGGGAGAAGGTTGCCCGACTGGAGGAGCGTAAAAATCGACTCGCTATCGCTTCGGATCAGCCTGCGCAAAATAGCGGCGTTGCATAA
- a CDS encoding helix-turn-helix domain-containing protein — protein sequence MTREECGRQRYEVRYVIRAILDARGLSMAELGRRIGVTAEAVSATVLGKRHSPRVLEALRREGVPEECLFDPRKTRDKAA from the coding sequence ATGACCCGCGAAGAATGCGGACGCCAGCGCTATGAAGTTCGCTATGTAATCCGGGCGATTCTGGATGCACGCGGTCTAAGTATGGCGGAACTGGGAAGACGTATCGGCGTCACCGCAGAAGCAGTCTCCGCCACAGTGTTGGGTAAGCGGCATAGTCCGCGAGTATTGGAGGCCCTGCGCCGGGAAGGTGTACCGGAAGAATGTTTGTTTGACCCGCGCAAGACGCGCGACAAGGCCGCATAA